The following proteins are co-located in the Chlamydiota bacterium genome:
- a CDS encoding glycosyltransferase family 4 protein, whose amino-acid sequence MSSRHFSQFAEELVKRGWEVTALASNRYCRYPDQKIEKREEIWNQIRIIRIWRPAWNQAHKFLRLANSIWMILGWFFKILMLPRKDVIILGTDPQFSPLLFFGLKWFVPKSKLVHWCYDLYPEAIISDGAKGASLWFARRFKKWMGWAYKRVDLMVDIGPCMRKRLDAYHHRARAETLVPWALVEPDQIESGDFQVRRKLFGDAKLGLLYSGNMGKAHDFSLFLQLARELRVKNSKVVFCFACRGNRFQELREAVTLEDSNIRFASFANEEDLEKRLNAADIHLASLRSEWDGVVVPSKFFGSLAVGKPVIYAGSENSSLAEWIREFKVGLILTDQNISSVRDEILKIAESPQQLQLSRENAYNVYRRFFSKKVVMDKWNRALRDLIQNSEREVELN is encoded by the coding sequence GTGAGCAGTCGTCATTTTTCTCAATTTGCTGAAGAGCTGGTGAAAAGAGGATGGGAGGTGACGGCGCTGGCTTCAAACCGTTATTGCCGCTATCCTGATCAAAAAATCGAAAAGAGAGAAGAGATTTGGAATCAGATTCGGATTATAAGAATTTGGCGCCCTGCATGGAATCAGGCGCATAAATTCTTGCGTTTAGCCAATTCGATTTGGATGATTTTGGGATGGTTTTTTAAAATTCTTATGCTTCCAAGAAAAGATGTCATCATTCTTGGGACGGATCCCCAATTTTCCCCTTTGTTATTTTTTGGCCTAAAATGGTTTGTGCCAAAATCTAAATTAGTCCATTGGTGTTATGATCTTTATCCAGAAGCGATTATCTCGGATGGAGCTAAGGGAGCCAGTTTATGGTTCGCTCGTCGATTCAAAAAATGGATGGGATGGGCATATAAGAGAGTTGATTTGATGGTGGATATTGGTCCTTGCATGAGAAAGCGTTTGGATGCATACCATCATCGGGCAAGGGCTGAAACCCTGGTTCCATGGGCGCTGGTGGAGCCTGATCAGATTGAATCCGGAGATTTTCAGGTTCGTAGGAAACTCTTTGGAGATGCCAAGCTAGGATTATTGTATTCTGGAAATATGGGTAAGGCTCATGATTTTTCACTTTTTCTTCAGTTAGCTCGGGAGCTTCGGGTGAAAAATTCTAAAGTTGTGTTTTGCTTTGCCTGTCGGGGCAATCGATTCCAAGAGCTTCGTGAAGCGGTAACTTTAGAGGATTCCAATATCCGTTTTGCTTCTTTTGCAAATGAGGAGGATCTTGAAAAAAGATTAAATGCAGCGGATATTCATTTAGCGAGTTTGCGTTCAGAGTGGGATGGAGTTGTGGTCCCTTCAAAATTTTTTGGCTCTCTCGCAGTCGGAAAACCAGTGATATATGCGGGATCTGAAAATTCTTCCCTTGCTGAGTGGATTCGAGAATTTAAGGTGGGGCTTATTTTGACAGATCAAAATATTTCTTCGGTTAGAGATGAAATTTTGAAAATAGCAGAATCGCCTCAACAATTGCAACTTTCAAGAGAAAATGCTTATAATGTGTACCGTCGCTTTTTCTCAAAAAAAGTTGTGATGGACAAGTGGAATAGGGCTTTGAGGGATTTGATTCAGAATAGTGAGAGAGAGGTCGAGTTGAATTGA
- a CDS encoding NAD-dependent epimerase/dehydratase family protein, whose protein sequence is MKKALVAGAGGFIGHHLVKYLKTKNYWVRGVDLKEPEYEKTQADDFRILDLREFKNCKEACLGMDEVYQLAADMGGIGYITGNHAPILRNNALINLNMLEGAHHTKVKKYLYTSSACIYPQYLQKKADVAPLKEEDAYPADAEPGYGWEKLFAELATQYYGEDYKMEVHIVRFHNIYGPLGTYDGGKEKSPAAICRKVALAKREDEIEVWGDGLQTRSYCFIEDCVEGIFRLMQSTYQEPLNLGTDRLVTIDELVDIVAHIAGKKIVKRHDLTKPQGVRGRNSDNTRLRQVLNWEPGTSLEEGLERTYEWILAQVNQNSLTPSFDGARV, encoded by the coding sequence TTGAAAAAAGCATTGGTCGCAGGAGCGGGTGGCTTTATCGGGCATCATTTGGTGAAATATCTTAAAACCAAAAATTATTGGGTTCGAGGGGTGGATCTTAAAGAACCTGAATACGAGAAAACACAAGCGGATGACTTTCGCATTCTAGATTTAAGAGAATTTAAGAATTGTAAAGAGGCTTGTTTGGGAATGGATGAGGTTTATCAGCTTGCGGCCGATATGGGTGGGATTGGTTATATTACTGGAAATCATGCCCCTATTTTAAGAAATAATGCTTTGATTAATTTAAATATGCTGGAGGGCGCTCATCATACCAAAGTTAAGAAGTATCTTTATACGAGTAGCGCTTGCATTTATCCCCAATATTTACAGAAAAAGGCTGATGTGGCACCTCTTAAAGAAGAAGATGCCTATCCGGCAGATGCCGAGCCCGGTTATGGCTGGGAAAAATTATTTGCGGAGTTAGCCACTCAGTATTATGGAGAGGATTATAAAATGGAGGTTCATATTGTCCGCTTCCATAACATTTATGGACCGTTGGGGACGTATGACGGTGGAAAGGAGAAGTCACCGGCAGCTATTTGTCGAAAAGTTGCTCTCGCAAAAAGAGAAGATGAGATCGAGGTTTGGGGGGATGGTCTTCAGACGAGATCGTATTGCTTTATTGAAGATTGTGTGGAGGGAATTTTCAGATTAATGCAGTCGACTTATCAAGAACCCTTGAATTTGGGAACGGATCGTTTAGTGACGATTGATGAGTTGGTGGATATTGTAGCGCATATTGCAGGAAAGAAAATCGTCAAGCGGCATGATTTGACAAAGCCTCAGGGTGTGAGAGGAAGAAACAGTGACAATACTCGATTAAGACAGGTTTTGAACTGGGAGCCGGGGACTTCTCTGGAGGAGGGGTTGGAACGTACTTATGAATGGATTTTGGCTCAAGTAAATCAAAACAGTTTAACCCCGTCATTCGACGGGGCAAGAGTTTAA
- a CDS encoding carbamoyltransferase, producing MLILGINAYHADASAAILLDGLLISAVEEERFRRVKHWAGFPTQAIQSCLKEAGVSLAQVDHISISRDPKANFFKKIKFLLSHRLKSSFLKNRAKNFSKVRNLREVLSLEFDLPRYQMKSKLHPVEHHRSHMGSSFFVSPFEEAAVISIDALGDYVSTMWAKGQGNKMKVLGCVNFPHSLGFFYTAGTQFLGFPHYGDEYKVMGLASYGKPIYIEGFRKMIRWDVSKGLQLDLNFFRHHNEGVAMSWEGGEPVIGTMYSQKWEELLGSALKNGEELTPHHQDIAASLQFVFEEIYFAILNHVYQRTGLKKLCLAGGCAMNSVANGKIFDRTPFEEVYIQPAAGDAGTAIGSAYYVHHQILGNPRNFVMNHSYWGPEFNQEDISKAIQSGEISDFGFRISDLPEEELIRLTAQAISEGKVVGWFQGPMEWGARALGNRSILADPRRPEMKDILNARIKRREPFRPFAPSILLERVGDFFENDYPDPFMLKVYPVKQEKRGLIPAVTHVDGTGRLQTVRKEDNSLYWSLIKSFESLTGVPIILNTSFNENEPIVCQPSEAINCLLRTKMDVLVIGKYFISRNGK from the coding sequence ATGCTCATTTTAGGAATTAATGCTTATCATGCGGACGCTTCAGCCGCAATTTTACTTGATGGCTTGTTAATCTCTGCTGTGGAAGAAGAGCGTTTTCGTCGTGTAAAACATTGGGCGGGGTTTCCAACACAAGCCATTCAATCGTGTCTTAAAGAAGCGGGTGTATCTTTAGCTCAAGTGGATCACATTTCGATTTCAAGAGACCCCAAAGCGAATTTTTTTAAAAAAATAAAATTTTTACTTTCTCATCGTTTGAAATCTTCTTTTCTCAAAAATCGGGCGAAAAATTTTTCTAAGGTCAGAAATTTACGAGAGGTTTTGAGCCTTGAATTTGATCTTCCTCGTTACCAGATGAAATCAAAATTGCATCCCGTGGAACATCATCGCTCTCATATGGGAAGTAGTTTTTTTGTCTCTCCTTTTGAGGAAGCTGCTGTTATTTCAATTGATGCCCTCGGAGATTATGTCAGTACCATGTGGGCTAAGGGGCAGGGGAATAAAATGAAGGTTTTAGGATGCGTGAATTTCCCGCATTCTTTAGGCTTCTTTTACACGGCTGGGACTCAATTTTTAGGGTTCCCTCATTATGGGGATGAATATAAGGTGATGGGATTGGCTTCCTATGGAAAGCCCATATATATAGAAGGGTTTCGTAAGATGATTCGCTGGGATGTATCAAAAGGCCTTCAATTGGACTTGAATTTTTTTAGGCATCACAATGAAGGGGTTGCGATGAGTTGGGAGGGAGGAGAACCTGTCATTGGAACGATGTACTCTCAAAAATGGGAAGAACTTTTGGGTTCCGCTCTGAAAAATGGGGAGGAGTTAACCCCTCATCACCAAGATATTGCAGCTTCTTTACAATTTGTATTTGAGGAAATTTATTTTGCAATATTAAATCATGTTTATCAGCGAACTGGGCTAAAGAAATTATGCCTTGCTGGGGGTTGTGCGATGAACAGTGTCGCCAATGGCAAGATTTTCGACCGGACTCCTTTTGAGGAGGTTTATATTCAGCCTGCTGCTGGGGATGCTGGAACTGCCATTGGCAGTGCCTATTACGTTCATCATCAAATTTTGGGGAATCCCCGAAATTTTGTAATGAATCATTCGTATTGGGGGCCGGAGTTTAATCAAGAGGATATTTCAAAAGCCATTCAAAGTGGTGAAATTTCGGATTTCGGATTTCGGATTTCGGATTTACCTGAAGAGGAATTGATTAGGTTAACAGCCCAGGCTATTTCGGAGGGGAAAGTGGTGGGTTGGTTTCAGGGGCCCATGGAATGGGGTGCTCGGGCCTTGGGAAATCGGAGTATTTTAGCGGATCCTCGGCGGCCCGAAATGAAGGATATTTTGAATGCCCGGATTAAGCGCCGGGAACCTTTTAGACCCTTTGCTCCTTCCATTTTGCTTGAGCGGGTCGGGGATTTTTTTGAGAATGATTATCCCGATCCCTTTATGTTAAAAGTTTATCCAGTGAAACAAGAGAAAAGAGGCTTGATTCCGGCCGTCACTCATGTGGATGGGACAGGGAGGCTTCAGACCGTTAGGAAGGAAGATAATTCTCTTTATTGGAGTCTCATCAAAAGTTTTGAATCTTTGACGGGTGTTCCCATCATACTCAACACTTCATTCAATGAGAATGAGCCCATTGTATGTCAGCCAAGTGAGGCGATTAATTGCCTTTTAAGAACAAAAATGGACGTTTTGGTGATTGGAAAATATTTTATTTCAAGAAATGGCAAATAA